Proteins found in one Nostoc sp. NIES-3756 genomic segment:
- the hemW gene encoding radical SAM family heme chaperone HemW, whose amino-acid sequence MQKVNDSSFASSAYIHIPFCRRRCFYCDFPISVVGDRQRGETSVTISKYIDILCQEIDITPISGQPLKTVFFGGGTPSLLSAEQLQKILAILDRRFGITSGAEISMEVDPGTFDLAHIKDYSSVGVNRVSLGVQAFQEELLKAAGRSHSVKDIFAAVDLIHQVEIPEFSIDLISGLPHQSLDQWQDSLNTAVKIAPTHISIYDLTIEPGTAFGRYYKPGDQPLPTDETTVKMYQMGQQVLTTAGYEHYEISNYAKPGHQCQHNRVYWENRPYYGFGMGAASYIEGKRFTRPRKTKEYYQWVEHLITNHGVIDWEVTPKEDVLLETLMLGLRLAEGVSLAKLTEEFGEDKIQEIHQCLQPYFQQGLVQVADGRLRLTDPEGFLVSNVVLADLFNKLG is encoded by the coding sequence ATGCAAAAAGTTAACGATTCTAGCTTTGCCAGTTCTGCCTATATACACATTCCTTTTTGCAGACGACGATGCTTTTATTGTGATTTCCCAATATCTGTTGTGGGCGATCGCCAGCGTGGAGAAACATCTGTTACCATTTCTAAATATATAGACATCCTTTGTCAAGAAATTGACATTACACCTATCTCTGGTCAACCCCTCAAAACCGTCTTTTTCGGCGGTGGTACGCCTTCGCTGTTATCGGCAGAACAGTTACAAAAAATACTAGCGATCCTAGATAGGCGGTTTGGGATTACATCTGGTGCAGAAATTTCTATGGAAGTAGATCCAGGCACATTCGATCTAGCACATATCAAAGATTATAGTAGCGTTGGTGTAAACCGCGTCAGCTTGGGTGTACAAGCGTTTCAGGAAGAATTGTTGAAAGCAGCAGGGCGATCGCACTCGGTCAAAGATATTTTTGCAGCTGTAGACTTAATTCACCAAGTTGAGATTCCCGAATTTAGCATAGACTTAATTTCCGGTTTGCCGCATCAGTCTTTGGATCAATGGCAAGATTCCCTAAACACAGCCGTTAAAATTGCACCCACCCACATCTCTATATATGATTTGACAATTGAACCTGGGACAGCTTTTGGTCGTTACTACAAACCGGGGGATCAACCCTTACCTACCGATGAAACCACTGTCAAAATGTATCAGATGGGGCAGCAAGTTTTAACTACGGCTGGTTATGAACATTATGAAATTTCCAACTACGCCAAACCAGGACATCAATGTCAACATAACCGCGTCTATTGGGAAAATCGCCCTTATTACGGCTTTGGTATGGGTGCAGCGAGTTATATAGAAGGGAAACGTTTTACTCGTCCACGGAAAACTAAAGAATATTACCAATGGGTGGAACACTTAATTACTAATCATGGTGTGATTGATTGGGAAGTTACGCCAAAAGAAGATGTATTGCTAGAAACATTAATGCTGGGGTTACGCTTGGCTGAAGGTGTAAGTTTAGCCAAGCTTACCGAGGAGTTTGGCGAAGACAAGATACAAGAAATTCACCAGTGTTTGCAACCTTATTTTCAGCAAGGCTTAGTGCAAGTTGCAGATGGAAGGTTGCGGTTAACTGATCCCGAAGGTTTTTTAGTTTCTAATGTAGTGTTAGCAGATTTGTTTAATAAGTTGGGGTAG
- a CDS encoding PIN/TRAM domain-containing protein, which translates to MLDAIIIFSFILAAAGIGYYSTELLPNGTLDRVTNLEALRLTVAVFAAIIGGAVGLSFQTTYRRLEAQIRELPLEVILTRAIGLVIGLLLANLMLAPLFLLPIPTDFSFIKPLVAVVGSIILSVTGMNLADTHGRGLLRFINPNTVETMVAEGTLKPANTKVLDTSCIIDGRIEALLETGFLEGQIIVPQFVLLELQQVADASKDQKRVRGRRGLEILNRIKEAYPDRILINPSDYEDISTVDAKLVRFAQEINATLLTNDYNLSKVASVQKVPVLNVNDLVNAVRPTYLPGDNLDLKILKEGKEPSQGIGYLDDGTMVVVEEGSSYVGGELRVVVTSALQTSAGRMIFAKPQASALA; encoded by the coding sequence ATGCTTGATGCCATTATTATTTTCTCATTCATCCTGGCAGCAGCAGGAATAGGGTACTACAGCACCGAACTACTACCCAATGGTACGTTAGATCGGGTCACGAACCTAGAAGCATTACGCTTAACTGTTGCTGTCTTTGCTGCCATCATTGGTGGCGCTGTTGGCTTAAGTTTCCAAACGACATACCGTCGCTTAGAAGCGCAAATTCGAGAACTGCCTCTAGAAGTAATTCTAACCCGTGCGATCGGCTTAGTGATCGGATTATTGCTAGCAAATCTAATGTTAGCACCTCTATTTTTACTACCGATCCCCACCGACTTTAGTTTTATTAAACCATTGGTGGCAGTCGTTGGTAGTATTATTCTCTCTGTCACAGGGATGAATTTAGCCGACACCCACGGACGCGGCTTATTACGATTCATTAACCCCAATACAGTGGAAACAATGGTCGCGGAAGGGACACTCAAACCCGCCAACACCAAAGTTTTAGACACTAGTTGTATTATCGACGGTCGCATTGAGGCGCTGTTAGAAACTGGATTTTTGGAAGGACAAATTATCGTCCCTCAATTTGTCTTGCTGGAACTACAACAAGTAGCTGATGCCAGCAAAGACCAAAAACGGGTTAGGGGAAGACGGGGGTTAGAAATTCTTAACCGCATAAAAGAAGCATACCCAGACCGTATTTTAATTAATCCATCAGACTACGAAGATATTTCTACAGTCGATGCTAAATTAGTGCGTTTTGCCCAAGAAATCAACGCCACACTCCTCACCAATGATTACAACTTATCAAAAGTTGCCAGTGTCCAGAAAGTGCCGGTGTTGAATGTCAATGACTTAGTGAATGCAGTCCGTCCTACCTATTTACCAGGGGACAACCTCGACTTAAAAATCCTTAAGGAAGGTAAAGAACCCAGTCAAGGAATAGGCTACTTAGACGATGGCACTATGGTTGTCGTTGAGGAAGGTAGCAGTTATGTAGGTGGGGAATTGCGAGTAGTAGTTACTAGTGCCTTGCAAACCTCAGCCGGACGAATGATATTCGCCAAACCCCAGGCTTCAGCGTTGGCGTGA
- a CDS encoding DUF1499 domain-containing protein — protein sequence MFHLLKAIAQQFLLSIVLTIFFITSSLILAAPTLAASGLGVNNGHLSACPASPNCVVSQNADSKHAIDPIPYHVSRDKVREVLLKVLSVVPRTEVVEQTDSYIHALSKSRIFKFTDDVEFYLPADESVIHLRSASRIGESDLGINRRRMEQIRLALKDLQI from the coding sequence ATGTTCCATCTGCTGAAAGCGATCGCACAACAATTTTTATTAAGTATTGTTTTAACAATATTCTTCATAACGAGTAGTTTAATATTAGCTGCGCCTACATTGGCTGCTTCTGGGTTGGGAGTTAATAATGGTCATTTAAGTGCTTGTCCAGCTTCCCCAAATTGTGTTGTTAGTCAAAATGCTGATTCCAAACATGCCATTGATCCCATACCTTATCATGTCAGCCGCGACAAAGTGCGAGAAGTTTTACTTAAAGTTCTCAGCGTTGTTCCCCGTACAGAGGTTGTAGAACAGACTGATAGTTATATCCATGCTCTTTCTAAAAGCCGGATATTCAAGTTTACAGATGATGTAGAATTTTATTTACCTGCTGATGAGTCAGTTATTCATCTGCGATCGGCATCTCGCATCGGTGAATCAGACCTTGGTATTAACCGCAGGCGTATGGAACAAATTCGTCTAGCTTTAAAAGATTTGCAGATTTAA